The sequence CCGCCGCCTCGGTTTCCGGGCCGAGGGGCGCCGCGCCGGAAAAGATCTCCTCGACGCTGGACAGGTCGAACCGGTCCACCAACGGATGCTTGGCCAGCGCCAGCGCCACGGGCGGCACGATATACAGGCGCGTGGCCTTGTGGGTCTGGATCAGGCCCAGGAACTGTTCCAGATCGAAGCGCGGCATCGTCACCAACCTGGCCTGCTGCGCGAGGAACAGGTTCATCAACACCGTCATGCCGTAGATGTGGAAGAACGGCAGAAAGGCCACCGCCGTATCCGACGGCGTGATCCCGGCCACCGCGCCGGACTGGGTCAGGTTGGCCACCAGATTGGCATGGGTCAGCATCACGCCCTTGGGCCGGCCCGTCGTGCCCGAAGAATAGGGCAGAACGACGATATGCGCGTCCAGATCCACAGGCGCCTGCGCCGTCAGCGGCGCGCCCATCACGTCCTCCAGCGACAGGCTCCCCTCGCCGCCGCCCCCGATCACGATCAGGTGCCGCACGCCCGTGCCCGCCATCCCGGCGCGGGCGACCTCCTCGAACATCGGGATGGTGACCAGAACCGAGGCCCCCGCATCCTGCAACTGATGCTGGATTTCGGGCGCGGTGTAGGTCGGGTTCAACGTCGTCACCGTGCCACCGCCCCAGGCGACGCCGTGAAACACCACCGCGTATTCGGGGATGTTGGGCGCCAGCAGGGCCACCGTGCCGCCGGGCAGGATGTCGCGCTCGGTCAGCCCGCCAGCCAGCCGCTGGATCCCCTCCATCAGCGCACCGGCCGTCACCTCGCGCCCGGTGGGGCCGTCGATCATCGCGACGGCGTCGGCGCGCGGCGCAAGGCCCTGGAAAAGCCGCTCGGTGATCGAGATGCGCGGCACCTCGACCGTGCCGTGAAGGCTCGGAAAAATCGTCATCTGGCTGTCCTCCCTCGCGCGCCCCGTTCCCTCCCGCGGGGGCGTGCGACGAAGGCTAGCAAGCGCGCGTCAGATGTCCAGCACCACCGTGCCCAGCTTGTCGCCCGAGGCGACCAGATCATGCGCCGCCGCGCAGTCGGCCAGCCCGCCACCCGACACCACGGCATGGCTCAGCGCGCCGGCCTCCAGCCACGTGGTCAACTGCGCCTCGCCCATGCGCCGCGCCTCGCCCGCCAGTTGATAGACGATCAGCATATGCAGGCGAATGTCGCGGAACATGAACGGGTAGAACTCCAGCACCGGGGCCATCTCGCTGGCCGAGGCATAGGCGGCGATGGTGCCGCCCGGTTTGAGCAGCGCGAGGGACGCGTCCTGGTTCGCGGCAAAATCCACCTCGACGATGCGGTCCACGCCCGCGCCATAGGTCAGGTCCATCACCGCCTGAACCACGTCCGCCTCGCGGTAATTCACCCAGTCCCCGGCCCCGGAATGGGCGGCCTTTTCCTTGGAGGACACCGTGGTGATGACCCGCGCGCCGGACAGTTCCGCCATCTGGCAGGCATAGCGCCCGACCGTTCCGGCCCCGCCCGTCACCAGCACCGTCTGCCCCGCCACCGGTCCGTCGCCGCAGACGGCATACCATGCCGTCATCGCCGGAATGCCCAGACAGGCCCCTTCGCCAAAGCCCGTCCCCTCGGGCAGGCGCACCGCCTGCGCGGCGGGCAGCGCGGCATACTCCGCCGCCGTGCCGAAGGCGCGTTGCCAGCCTGCGTTCCAGATCCAGACACGCTCGCCCAGACGGGCGGCATCGACGCCTTCGCCGACGGCCTCGATCACGCCCGCCCCGTCCGAATGCGGAATGACGCGCGGATAGGCCATCTCGGCGCCGGGCCGCGCGCCTGCGCGCAGTTTCACGTCCGACGGGTTGATCCCAGTGGCTCGCAGGCGCACCAGCACCTCGCCGGGGCCCGCCACCGGGTCCGGCATCTCGCCGAGGGTCAGAACCTCCGCCGCCGCGCCGAAGCGTTCATACCAAACCGCACGCATGCCACCGCCCTTTCCGGTCCCGCTCCGAAGGTGCCCCTTCTTCTTGGGTCAAATACTCCCGCCGGGGGCGCGCTGCGGCAAGGGGGTCGATCCCCCGCGCCGCAGCCCCCCGCTCAGCCCCCCGCTCCGCTCTCGGCCCAGCGCGCTTTGCGCTTGTCGAAAAACGCGCCGATCCCCTCGGCCGCCTCGTCGCCTTCCCAGCGGGCGACCAGCGCGTCGATCGACAGCGACACCTGCGCCTCGTCCAGCGGCGCGGCCAGATCGGCGACCAGCGCCTTGCCTGCGGCGACCGCGCCGGGCGCGGCCGACAGATATGGCGCGATCTCGGCCTCGATCGCCGCGTCCAGGTCGTCGGCCGATACCGTGTGCGCCAAAAGGCCCAACGCCACCGCCTCCTCGGCGGCAAAGACCCGCCCCGAAAAGAACACCCGCCGCGCATTGGCCGCCCCCATCCGCGCCACGACATAGGGGCCGATGGTGGCCGGGATCAGGCCGAGACGCACCTCGGTCAAACCCATCTTGGCGCCCGCAACCCCGATCGCCACGTCGCACACGCTCATCAACCCCACGCCGCCGCCAAAGCTCTGGCCCTGCACCCGCCCGATCAGGGGTTTCGGCATCCGGTCGAGCGCGCCCAGCATCTCGGCCAGGCTGCGGGCCTCGCGGGCCCGGGTCTCGGCATCGGCCTGCATCTGGTCCTTCATCCAGCCCAGATCGCCCCCGGCACAGAAACTGCGCCCCTCGCCGGTCAGAACGACCACCCGCACCGCCGGGTCGCGGCCCAGCCGTACGGCGGCCTCGGTCAGGTCTGCGATCATGGCGGCATTCATCGCGTTGTGCTTGTCGGGGCGCGCCAGCGTCAGCGTCGCCACCCCGCGTGCGTCCACCTCGATCCGGATCGTCTCGGTCATCCCGTCTCTCCCTCATCGCGCGGCGCGCGCATGGCCCGCGCCATGGCCGCCGCCTGTTCGATCACCGACAGGCTCAGCCCGGTTTCATGGCCCAGATCGGCCAGACGGCGCGCCACCGCCTCGGTCGCCACATTGCCCGCCGCCCCCGGCGCATAGGGGCACCCGCCCAAACCGCCCACGGCAGCATCGAAGACCCGCAGGCCCCGACCCAGTGCCACCTCGATATTGTCGAGTGCGCGGCCGGCGGTGTCATGAAAATGCCCCGCCAGCATGTCTGGCGGCACCTCGCCCAACACGGCGGACAGCATCGCATCGACCGCCTCGGGCGTGCCCTGCCCGATCGTGTCGCCCAGCGAGATCTCGTAGCAGCCCATGGCGCGCAAGCGTGCCGCCACCCGCGCGACCGAGGCCGGGGCCACCGCCCCGTCATAGGGGCAATCGGTGACGCACGAGATATAGCCCCGCACCGGCACGCCATCGGCCCGCGCGGCCTCGGCCACGGGGGCAAAGCGCGCCAGGCTTTCCTCGATGCTGGCATTGATATTGGCGCGGCTGAACCCCTCGGAGGCCGCACCGAAAATCGCCACCTCGTCGGCTCGCGCCGCGCGGGCGCGCTCGTAGCCTTTCATGTTGGGCGTCAGCGCGGCATAGGACACGCCCGGCGCCCGCGCGATCCCGGCCAGAACCTCGGCACTGTCGGCCATCTGCGGCACCCATTTGGGGCTGACGAAACTGGCCACCTCGATCCGGCGAAACCCCGCGCGGCTCAACAGGTCGACCAGCGCCACCTTTTCCGCCGTCGGGATCAGGCGCTTTTCGTTCTGCAACCCGTCACGCGGCCCGACCTCGAAAATCTCGACGAACTCCGGCATCTCACCCCTCCCAGGGTTCATAATAGTCGCGCGTATACAGCCGCTCGGCATCCTCGACCGGCAGGCTGGCGATAAAGCCGGGCCGCGCCGTGATCCGCGCATACCACGCCGCGAGGCGCGGGAAAGCCTCGAGCGGTGCGAAATGGCGCGCCATGTACACCGCCTGCCCCACGCTGACATCGGCGGCCGAGAACCCACCGTCGAGCAGATAGTCGCGCCCCTCCAGCCGCCCCTCGATCGCGGCATAGCATTTCTCGATCCGCCTCGCCTCCAGCTTCATGACCACCGGGCTGCGCA comes from Roseibacterium elongatum DSM 19469 and encodes:
- a CDS encoding NADPH:quinone reductase; this translates as MRAVWYERFGAAAEVLTLGEMPDPVAGPGEVLVRLRATGINPSDVKLRAGARPGAEMAYPRVIPHSDGAGVIEAVGEGVDAARLGERVWIWNAGWQRAFGTAAEYAALPAAQAVRLPEGTGFGEGACLGIPAMTAWYAVCGDGPVAGQTVLVTGGAGTVGRYACQMAELSGARVITTVSSKEKAAHSGAGDWVNYREADVVQAVMDLTYGAGVDRIVEVDFAANQDASLALLKPGGTIAAYASASEMAPVLEFYPFMFRDIRLHMLIVYQLAGEARRMGEAQLTTWLEAGALSHAVVSGGGLADCAAAHDLVASGDKLGTVVLDI
- a CDS encoding AMP-binding protein, whose product is MTIFPSLHGTVEVPRISITERLFQGLAPRADAVAMIDGPTGREVTAGALMEGIQRLAGGLTERDILPGGTVALLAPNIPEYAVVFHGVAWGGGTVTTLNPTYTAPEIQHQLQDAGASVLVTIPMFEEVARAGMAGTGVRHLIVIGGGGEGSLSLEDVMGAPLTAQAPVDLDAHIVVLPYSSGTTGRPKGVMLTHANLVANLTQSGAVAGITPSDTAVAFLPFFHIYGMTVLMNLFLAQQARLVTMPRFDLEQFLGLIQTHKATRLYIVPPVALALAKHPLVDRFDLSSVEEIFSGAAPLGPETEAAVGARFGAVSVQGYGMTEMSPISHMTVGGNVRHGSSGQAVPSTECRIVDPATGRDLGPGEEGELWVRGPQVMKGYLNNLDATAETLVEGGWLRTGDLAVIDAEGFMSIRDRLKELIKFKGFAVAPAEVEAALIAHPGIVDAAVIGRPSEEAGEEPVAFVVRAPDAEVDAPALQAHCEGCLAHYKHPAEYRFVDSVPKSASGKILRRELRDAIKAEMD
- a CDS encoding crotonase/enoyl-CoA hydratase family protein, with protein sequence MTETIRIEVDARGVATLTLARPDKHNAMNAAMIADLTEAAVRLGRDPAVRVVVLTGEGRSFCAGGDLGWMKDQMQADAETRAREARSLAEMLGALDRMPKPLIGRVQGQSFGGGVGLMSVCDVAIGVAGAKMGLTEVRLGLIPATIGPYVVARMGAANARRVFFSGRVFAAEEAVALGLLAHTVSADDLDAAIEAEIAPYLSAAPGAVAAGKALVADLAAPLDEAQVSLSIDALVARWEGDEAAEGIGAFFDKRKARWAESGAGG
- a CDS encoding hydroxymethylglutaryl-CoA lyase, whose protein sequence is MPEFVEIFEVGPRDGLQNEKRLIPTAEKVALVDLLSRAGFRRIEVASFVSPKWVPQMADSAEVLAGIARAPGVSYAALTPNMKGYERARAARADEVAIFGAASEGFSRANINASIEESLARFAPVAEAARADGVPVRGYISCVTDCPYDGAVAPASVARVAARLRAMGCYEISLGDTIGQGTPEAVDAMLSAVLGEVPPDMLAGHFHDTAGRALDNIEVALGRGLRVFDAAVGGLGGCPYAPGAAGNVATEAVARRLADLGHETGLSLSVIEQAAAMARAMRAPRDEGETG